Within the Leptogranulimonas caecicola genome, the region ACGGCCATTCCCCTGGCGATCGCGATCTTTTCTATGATCCCGTCGGTTATGTCGCTCCTGTGGGGTGCCTATTATAGCTACGCCACCAATAGCGCCGCCCTCATCGCGACCTCGGTGGCAGGGCTCATCCAATCGGCCATGCTGCCCATGCTTTTGGCAAGCTACGTCGCCAATGTGATCAGCGTCGTCGCCATGCTTTTGGTCTACACTGCCGGCGCCCTCTGGATCCGCCAGTTCAACGTGCCTGTCTGGGGAAGCCCCTCCGATCCTGTGCCCCTGTCTTCCGGCTCCGATCCTGTGCCTACGGGTTTCTACAACCCCTATCCGCAGCCTCAGCCAGCATCGCAGCCTCAACCGTCTCCCGCAGCTCAGGCTGCTTCGCAGTCTCAGGCGCCTGTCTCGGCGGTCGCGCCTGGACAGCCTGCAGCTCCCGCAGAGCCCCAGCCTTCCCTTGCCGAGAAACCCGCGCCCCAGCCGCCTGTGGCAGAAGAGCAGGCGGCGATCGGGCCATCCTCCTCTCAGGCACAAGAGGCAACTCCCATCCAGCTGGTGTTGGACGATCAGCCGCAAACAGACGTCGAGGCGGACGTCCAAGAGCCAACCGTCGACTCCCATGACGGGCGAGAGGAAGAGGTAGGCGAGTTCGAGGACGCTCCCGAGTCTCCCATCCCCGGAATGGAGCGCCCCATTGCCGACGACGATGAGGGCGAGATAGTGACGCCCCTCATCGTGCACAAAGAGGATGAGGAGGAAGGCGGCGAACCCGAGGAGTAGCCAGGCCTCAGGGTTGCCAGCGCCTACAAGAGTCCTACAAGAGTATTAGTGCAGGCTGTCTTGCGTGCCAAAGAACTGTAGGGAAGGGCCGCTGCCAATGGCCCTTCTTTTTATGGATCCCGTGGAGCCTCATCTTGGATAACAGGAACTTCACAAGGCTTACCTAGGGTTTTGCCGGTTTGGTCAAAAAATGGCCAGCGGTGGGACAGAAATATGACAAAAGCCAGTGAAAGCCTTGGAGCCAGCGGCTGCGAGCCTGAGGGTGGTTCTTCTCGGCAGGTACCGTGTTGTGAGAATCATCCAATGATGTGTGTTAGCTGGGGAGACGGGTCTGCTGTGCTAATATCGAACACCGACCTTTCCTGCCTCGGGCGCAAACCTTCACGACCCGAGGCCATTTAGCCCGGAGGAGGTGAAATCATGAAGGCCTATGAGATTCTGTTCATCGTCGACCCCACCATCAATGAGGAGACCCGCGCTGGCGCCCTGAAGCGCATCGATAGCGCAATCACTGAGAATGGTGGCACCATCGACAACGTCGACAACTGGGGCAAGCGCAAGCTCGCCTATGAGATCGACAAGCTCACCGAGGGCGACTACACCCTCATCAACTTCCACGCAGACCCCACTCAGATCGCCGAGCTCGACCGTGTGTGCCGCATCACCGATGCCATCAAGCGTCACATGATCGTCCGTCGTCCCGACCACGAGTAATGACTGCAAAGTGACCCATCCGGATCACTCAAGGAGGCTGTTTCACCATGAGCATCAATCGAGTAACCATCACCGGCAATCTCACCCGCGACCCTGAGCTTCGCGCACTGCCTTCGGGGAGCAGCGTGTTGTCCTTTGGCGTGGCCGTGAATGATCGTTGGCGCAATCCGCAGACCCAGCAGTGGGAGGATCGCCCCAACTACATCGACTGCGTGATGTTTGGCAACCGGGCTCAGTCGCTGGCGAACATCCTCCACAGGGGGATGAAGGTGGCTATCGAAGGCAAGCTGCGCTGGAGCCAATGGCAAGACCGCGAGTCTGGCAAAAACCGCTCGAAGATCGAGGTGGTTGTCGACGAGGTCGAGTTCATGAGCTCTCGCGACCAGCAAGGCCAGCAGGGCCAACCAGGAGGCTATCCTCAGCAGGGCGGTTATGCTCAGCAAGCCCCGCAGATGGGTGCCCCTCAAAACCAGAGCTTCACCGCTTCTACCCCCGCGCCTGCCCCTGTCCAAGCACCGCCTGCTGGCGATGTCTACGACAAGGACATCCCGTTCTAATTATTCCGGCCTCCTGCCGGTATACGAAAGGTACTCAAAGACATGGCTACTGAATATCAGCGTCAGCCGCGTCGCAAGTATTGCCAGTTCTGCAAGGAGGATGTCGAGTTCATCGACTATAAGGACACCCAGCTCCTTCGCAAGTACATGACCGATCGCGGCAAGATCAAGCCCCGTCGCGTCACCGGCGCCTGCACGCAGCACCAGCACGACATCGCCAACGCCATCAAGCGCGCCCGCGTGATGGCTCTTCTGCCCTACACGGTACCCGTGGTATCCAACCGCGGCGGCCGTCGTCGCGACTAGAGGCACCAGGTCTCATCGTGGCCTTTAGAGACGACAAGAACTCTGACACTCAAGAAGAGACCGGTCTGGTGCGCTACGGAGAAGAACCTCCAACGCAGCCCAAACCCTCTCAGTCTCGCCCCTTTGCAAGCGCACTTATCTGGTGCGGCTTTGGAGCGGTGGCCCTCACCAGCATTGCCGCCATTGGCGTCGCTATGGTGGCCTACGGTATCTCGCGAGGGATATCCGCTAAGCTCTCCCGCTCCTATCTAGGGGCTCTGGTGGCTGCCTCTATGGCAGGCCTCATCCTGGGATGGCTTTGGGTCCAGGGCAACTTGGGTGTGGTGCTCCAAGGCGGCGTGGATCTGTGTATTGCGCTTGTGGTGGGCGCCCTGGCGGCCAAAAAGCGTGCCAACCTCACGGTGGACTACGCAGCGGCTGCACTGGCAACCCTTGCCGCCATCGGACTCAACTGGCTGGTGATGTCTCTGGTCGGCGAAGACTTCTTTGCCGCCGTCCGCAGCATCATCGACACGCAAGTCCAGGCGATCTCCGAGGCTTCCGGCCTTGAGATGGCAGCGCAGATTCGCTCTGTGACCTGGGTTATCTACCTGCTTTGGCCCTTCGCCTACTTTGTGGCAGCTGGCTTGAGTGTGCTTGCAGCCCACTTTGCAGGCTGGGTGGCCCGCGAGACTCCGGGCACTCCTCCTACCTGGAGAGCCCAAGCAGCCGATGCTCCCACCTGGGCAATGGTGGTGCTTATCGGCAGCATTGCCCTCATGGCCTTCAACTTCTTGTTTGGGCCCTTGAGCCAGGCGGCCGCCACCGTGGGCGCCAGCGCCCTTATGGCAGTGCGCTTCGTCTTCCTTTTGGAGGGCTACGGAGTCCTTATGTGGTGGCTTCAGAAGTATCAGGCCGGGTGCCTCATAAGGTTCCTGGTGATCCTTCTGGCACTGCAGCTAGAGGCATCGTTCTTTGTCGTCAGCATCCTGGGCGTCGTAGATTTCTTTGCGAACTTTCGCCACCTCGACCGTGGCGAGCCAAAGGCATCTGCCGCCTGATGGATCACAAGAGTTTTCGCCGGCCGCTTTCGGCTGGCCGATCAAAGGAGTAGTCCCATGAAAGTCATCCTTCTGGGTGAGCTCCGGGGCAAGGGCGGAGAGGGCGACATCATCGACGTCGCCCAGGGTTATGCGGAGAACTACCTGTTCCCCAACGGCATCGCCCAGCCTGCCACCCCGGGCAACATTAAGCAGCTCGAGCAGCGCCGCAACAATATTGCCCAGCGCGAGGCCAAGCGCATCACCGATGCCGAGGCCCTCCGCGAGCAAATTGACGGCAAGGTTGTAGTCGTCGACGTCAAGGTGGGCGACGAGGGCCAGCTCTTTGGCTCCGTCACCAACGCCATGGTGGGCGCTGCCCTGAAAGAGCAGTACGGCATCGAGATCGACCGCAAGCGCATCGAGATCAAGAAGCCCATCAAGACCGCTGGCCTCCACGAGGTCATCGTTTCCATCTACCGCAATATCTTCGCCACCCTGGGCGTCCAGGTGGGTCAGCCTGAGGACCTTCCCGCAGGCGACGAGGAGGTTGCCGAGTCTGAGGAGCTCGCTGTCGAAGGCGAGGCTTCTGAGGCTCCCGAGGCTGAGGCTCCCGCCGAGGCCTAGTGCACCTTGCGTTTTTATGAACGGCTTTCCTAGGGCTCCACAGAGGGCTCTAAAGAAAGCTGCCAAGAAGCCCGGCCACAGTTTCAGGGGACTTACAAGGCTCTTGTGACTGTGAGCTGGGCTTTTTCTATAGATCGATCGCCATGGGTTGTTAACAACCCCCTATTTCGACAATCCTGGGCGAGGGGTTGCCTAATTGGACACTTCAAGTCAAGGGCTATTTTTATTTATAAGGTGTGCTCTTTTTGGACAGCGACTCCCCCTTTGGCTGGGTTTTTGAAAATAACACAGCATCTACCTGGTGGTTTATGAAGGTGCGAAGCAGCTGCGAGGCGAAATCCCAGGTATTTGGGGCAACGGGGAAAGAGCGAACAATCGTTCGCAAAATGTTGAAAAGAATTTTTCCGAGGGCACTAAAACATGTTGAAAACGTTGAAAACCCAGAAAGCGGCAGGACAGAGCCTTACCCCTTAACAACATCGGCCTGTTGAGAGTGGAAAAGCAATCATATATGAAAACAACGGAGGGCTTGGTTTCGGAGTACTATGCAGTCCGTGAACTCTGGCTCAAAGGAGCGTGCAATGCCTTCAGCCTTAACCCCCGCCGGCTTTAGCGGCAGGGACGCTGCCCCCACAATGCCCCAGGATATCGAGGCAGAGCAGTCGGTGCTCTCGGCCATGCTGCTTTCCCCTGATGTATTGCAAGAATGCCTGGTAGAGCTGCGTGACGAGGACTTTTTCATGCCTCGTCACCAAACCATCTTCTCCACCTTGCGCGACATGTTTGACGCATCGCTGCCTGTCGATCCTGTGACGTTGGCGGACAGGCTCAAGTCCTCCAAGCAGCTGGAGGCCATCGGCGGCCCCCGCTACATCACGGAGATCACTTCCAACACCTTCGCGCTCTCCTCTTGGCGCCATTACATGGAGATGCTCAAGCGCGATTCCACCCTGCGCCAGCTCATCACCGCCACCGCAGAGATCTCCAGCTTGGCTTTCGACGCGCCAGAGGACACCAAAGAGGTCATCGACTCTGCAGAGCGCATGATCCTCTCTGTGACCGACCGCGACGTGCGCTCCAACTACATCACCATGCAAACGGCCATGCAGGACCTCTACCTGCAGCTTCAGGAGCAGGCGGCCGCCGGCGAGGATGCTTTAGGTGTCAAGACCGGCTTCCAGCAGCTGGACCACAAGCTGTTGGGTCTTCGCGAGGGTCAAATGGTGGTAGTGGGCGCCCGCCCTGGCGTGGGCAAGACCTCCTTCGCCCTCAACCTGGCGGTGCAGGCGGCGGAGAACGGCGCCACGGTGGCTTTCTTCTCTCTGGAGATGAGCTCTACAGAGATCGCCCAGCGACTGCTGGCTGCACGCTCTGCGGTGGGCTTGCAAAAGATCCGCAGCGCCAACATCTCCGGTGAGGAGTGGCCTGCGCTGCTCCAGGCCTCCGAGGAGATCTCCAAGCTTGACATCCTTATCGATGACACCCCCGGCACCACCGTCACCGAGGTGCGCGCCAAGGCCCGCCGCATGCTCCATAACAAGGAGAAGGCAGTGGTCATCCTGGACTACCTCCAGCTGGTGAGCCCGCCACCCTCCAAGCGCTCGGACTCCCGCGCCACCGAGGTCTCGGAGATGAGCCGCGGCATCAAGATCATGGCCAAAGACCTAGGGGTGCCCGTCATCGCCCTCTCGCAGCTCTCTCGTCAATCGGAAAACCGCACCGGCAAGCGCCCTCAGCTCTCCGATCTGCGTGAGTCCGGCGCCATCGAGCAGGACGCAGACATCGTCATCCTGCTGGACCGCTCCACCACCCCCGAGGAGGCCGAGCGAAAAGACCGCCCCGACGAGGGCATCACCGAGTTCATCGTCGCCAAGAACCGTTCCGGCCCCGTGGGCACCATCGAGATGGTGTTTCTCAAAGACCAAACCAAGTTCATGGAGCTGGACCGCACCCATGCCGACATGGCGCCTCCAGCCTAGCTTTTCTGACGCCTTGCGTTGTGCCTTCAGAGCAGGACGTCCCTCCACTATACTGAGGAATGATGCTGCGCCGTCACGGAGGGCGGCGCTAAAGAGTTTGAGGGGGAAGAAAACCAATGGCCTCGACGATTCTTGTGGGTACCCAGTGGGGCGATGAGGGAAAAGGCAAGGTCACAGACCTCATCTCCGGCGAGTACGATGTGGTATGTCGCTGCCAAGGCGGCGCCAACGCCGGTCATACCGTGGTAGCCAACGGTCATAAGTTTGGACTGCACCAGATCCCTTCGGGCGTTATGTATGAGGGCGTCGTGCCTGTCATCGGCAACGGCTGCATCGTCGACCCCTCGGTGGTGCTCGAAGAATTCGCCACCCTCGACGAGCAGGGCGTCTCCTATCACAACCTCAAGATCAGCGGCAACGCCCACATCGTGATGCCCTATCACAAGGATCTTGACGGGGCCAACGAGCGCCGCCTGGGCAAGAACCTCATCGGCACCACCCGCCGCGGCGTAGGCCCCTGCTATTCCGACAAGGTCTCCCGCATAGGCCTGCGCATGCAGGACATGCTGGATGAGAAGATCTTCCGCGAGAAGCTGGAGACCGCCCTTGCCGAGAAGAACCCCATCCTCGAGAAGATCTATGGCCTTCCTGGCTACACGGTGGATCAGATCTGCGAGACCTACCTGCCCTATGCCGAGCGCCTGCGCCCCTACATCATCGAGAGCTCCCGCTACTTGAACGAGGCCATCACCGAGGGCAAGAACATCTTGTTCGAGGGCTCCCAGGCCACCATGCTCGACATCGACTTTGGCACCTATCCCTTTGTGACCAGCTCAAACTGCACGGCTGGCGGCGCCATCACCGGCTCTGGCGTGGGCCCCAAGCACATCGATCGCGTGTTGGGCATCGCCAAGGCCTACCTCACCCGCGTGGGCTCCGGCCCGTTCCCCACCGAGCTCCCTCAGGGAGACGAGATCGGCGAGCTTCTGTGCGAGGTGGGCCACGAGTACGGCGTGACCACCGGCCGCAAGCGTCGCTGCGGCTGGTACGACGCCGTGGTGGTCAACTATGCCGCCCGCGTCAACGGACTCACCGATCTGGCGGTCACCAAGCTGGACGTCTTGAGCGTGCTGGACACCATCAAGGTGTGCATCGCCTACGACGTGGATGGTGTGCGCTACACCACCGTGCCCGAGCACCAGTCGCTCTTCTACAAGGCCAAGCCCGTCTATATCGAGCTGCCCGGCTGGAAGTGCGACATCTCAGGCGTGCGTAACTACACCGATCTGCCCCGCGAGGCCAAAGACTACATCGACCTCATCGAGCGCCTCTCGGGCGTGCCGGTCTCCCTTATCGCGGTAGGCCCTGATCGCGAGCAAACCATCAATCGCCACTGGCGCTAAGCCATAGCGTCTGCCCGCAGGATTCGCGAGAGGAGGGCCTCTGTGTTTCGCATCGTCTGTGATACGTTGTCCGATTTTCCCAAGGAGTGGTGCGAAGCCCACGATGTCCACCTGGTAGCCATGCACCTGCGAGGCAAGTATAAGGATGAGCTCGATGTGCTGGGCGTCCATCCGGCCGACGTCTACGTAGACCTGGCAGCCAAGGGCATCTTGCGCCTGTCGCAGCCTTCGGCTGCCGAGTTCATGGAGGTCTTCAACCAGCTCATCGATCAAAGCGACGATCCCATCATCTGTATCACAGCCTCTTCTGCTCTGGTGCAGGTGTTTGATAATGCGGTGGCCGCTGCCCGAGAGGTAAAGAAGCGCTGCCAGGTGGCCGTGATCGACTCAAAGCTGGTCTCTGCCGGCGAAGCCATGGTGGTGGCAGACCTGGTTCATGCCCGTCAAGTAGGTATGAGCTTCGAAGAGGCCATCGAGCATGTGCAGCAGCTTATCCCTAGGGTCACCGTGCTGTTCATCACCCCGCCAGGGGCCGCGCTCTACAACCATACCCGCTCCAACCCCTTAAAGCGCTTGCGCACCATCGTGGACGGCTGGACGGGATCCTACGGGTTTGTGGCCATGGACGGCCGCGGGCACCTCACCCGCGTGGGGCACCACGGTGACCAGCGGCTTTTGGCGGGACGCATTGCTCGGCTTATGAGCTTGGATGCCCAGAGAGAAGGGCCTCTGCGCTACATAGAGGTGTCGGTGGGCTTTCCCAGAAACCTGTCGATCCTGGAAAAGCCGCTGGATACCAATGAGTTCACCTCCACGCGATCCACGGTGATAAATGCCTCGGGATCGGTGGCGGTGGCGTTGGGTTTGGGGGCCATGGGCATTGCTTACGCGCCCGTGCGCTATCTGGTGCATGAGTCCTCGGAGACAGATCCCCTGAAGGATCTGGAGAGCTTGGAGAGAGAAGGGCTTGTCGCCCACGCGGACGACAACCTTTGAGAGAGGAGAGTCGCTGTGGATGTTCTGCTTTTGGGTGCCGGTGGCCGAGAAGATGCCCTCTTGAGGGCAATGGCAGCTTCGCCTGCGGCTGGGCAGCTGTGGGTGGCCCCGGGAAACGGCGGCATGAACGAGATCGCCCAAGTGGCGCCCATCGATCCTGAAGATGGCGTCCAGGTGACTCTCTTTGCTAGAGATCACGATATCGACCTGGTGGTCATTGGCCCTGAGGCTCCACTGGTGGCCGGCGTGGCAGACAACCTGCGCGACGCGGGCATCGCCGTCTTTGGTCCCAGCGGCGCTGCGGCCCAGATGGAGGGTTCCAAGAAGTTCGCTAAAGAGGTCATGGCAAAAGCCCATGTGCCTACGGCAGCCTATGAGGCCTTCGACAACGAGGCCGACGCCCTGGCGTACCTGGAGAAGGTGGGCGCCCCGGTGGTGGTCAAGGCTGATGGCTTGGCTGCGGGCAAAGGCGTGGTAGTGGCGCAAACCCTGGAAGAAGCCCAGGACGCGGTGGCTTCGTGTTTCTCGGGAGCCTTTGGCGAGGCGGGATCCACCGTGGTCATCGAAGAGTTTCTCAAGGGGCCAGAGGTCTCGCTGCTCTCGGTGACAGACGGCACCACCGTAGTGCCCTTGGCCACCGCCCAAGACCACAAGCGGGCGGGGGAGGGCGACACCGGCCCCAACACCGGCGGCATGGGCGTCTACTCTCCGGTACCCTTTGTGACCCCGCAGGAGCAGGCGCAAATGGAGACCATCAACGAGAAGGTCGTCCGCACGCTGGCGGCCCAAGGCATCCCCTATCAGGGCGTGCTCTACGGCGGCTTCATGCTCACCGCCCAAGGCCCCAAAGTGCTGGAGTTCAATGCCCGCTTTGGCGACCCGGAGACCCAGGTCATCGTGCCGCGCTTCAAGGGCGATTTCCTGCAGTTCCTCTATGGGGCCGCCACAGGCGCGCTGGACCAGGTGCCCATGGGTTGGGATGTGCGCTGGGCGGTTTCGGTGGTGCTGGTGAGCGAGGGTTATCCCGGCGCCTATGAGAAGGGCAAGGTCATCACCGGCATCGACGAGGCTGAGGCCCTTGACGGCGTCACGGTCTATCACGCGGGCACGGCTAAGAACGACCAAGGCGAGCTGGTGACCGCCGGAGGCCGTGTGCTGGACGTCACTGCCATGGCGCCCACTTTTGAAGAGGCTCGGGCACTGGCCTATGAGGCGGCTGAGAAGATCCAGTTTGAGGGAAAGACCCTTCGTCATGACATCGGGGCTCGTGCCGCCAAAGGGCGCGACGCCTGGGAGGTATAGCCCATGGGCAAAGAAGAGCTACAGGAGACCCAAGAAGTGGAAGCCTGCGTGGATGGCGCACCCGAAGCTGCCACCTTGGAGGTGGCTGAGGCAGACTATCTGGCCGACGGCGACAGGGACGCAGTAGGCGAGGGTCATCATTCCGGCATGCCCTGCCGCCGCCACTTCGTGCCCGGGGGCGACGATCCTCGAGACGCCGCCATCTCCGAGACCATCTGCGGCGAGGAGCGCGCCTGGAACGGCAAGATCTTTGGGATCGACGTGCTCAAGGTGGAGCTTCCTGACGGCCGCCCAGCCCGTCGCGATGTGGTGCGCCATCCAGGCGCGGTGGCCATTGTGGCGCTTACCGACGATGGCCGCATCTGCCTGGTGCGCCAGTTCCGCACCGCGCTGGACCGCGTCACCGTGGAGGTGCCGGCCGGCAAGCTGGACCCCGGCGAGGACCCTCTGGCCTGCGCTCATCGAGAGCTGTTAGAGGAGACCGGTTTCAGGGCGCAAAACATGGGCTACTTGACGTCCATCGTGACCTCGGCGGGTTTCTCGGATGAGATCATCCACATCTATATGGCCACCGGGCTTGTCTTTGCCGCTTCAGATCCTGATGCCGACGAGTTTTTGAATGTCGACCTAGTAGACACCGGCGAGTTCATCGACGCGGTGCTCGACGGCAAGGTAGAAGATGCAAAAACCGTGGTGGGGGCTCTGGCGGTGGACGCCATCAGCCGCAGGCTTGAGTAGTGAGCTGTCGAGAAGACTTCAGATCTCTAGGGTTTAAACAAGTTAATGCTCACAGGGAAGTGTGAGAACGCAGAGCGCACCGTGGGGTGCGCTCTTTAGATTGAGCGTACCGCCTAGAAGGTGTGTATATTCTAGGGCCAGGGCAAGGCCTAGGCCACTTTGACCGGACGGACCCCGATAAAAACGGTCAAACGCGTGAGCCAACTCCACTTCATCGGGGATTTCTCCGTCATTTATCACCGTGATTGTCACAGCGTTGTCATGTATAGACCCATGGATTTCCACATGGCTTTGGGCATGTCGCACGGCGTTAGATGCCATGTTTGACAGGATGGAATAGAGCATTCGGTAATCGGAAACTACGTGCAGTTCCTGGGGGAGCTCGGGGATGAGGAGAATGCCCTTTTCGGTGGCTATTGGTGCGATATCTGTAAGGGTGTCATAGGCAATCTCTCGAAGATCTGTTGGAGCAAAGACGGGTGTTGCAACCATAGAGTCGACGCGTGAGAGCTCGAGTATGTCGTCGACCATCCTTTTCATTCTCAAGACTTCTCGTTCGATAACAAGGCATCCTTCGTTGAGGCTCACGAAGCCGTTTTGTAGCTGCGCGTTGTATCCTTCGATGGCCATTAAGGGGGTCTTAAGCTCATGGGATGCATTGGCAAAAAAGTCACGAGATCCCTTTTCGGCATTGGCAATTTGATTCCTCACAAATCGGCCGCCCAAGATCAGGATGGTCGCGGTTATGAGGCAAAGGCCGAGCATCACCATGGTACTTTGATTGAGAACTCCGTAGAGCGCTGTGGCATCAAACGCGTAAAGTGTAGTGGTGTGGTCACTGGGGAGGTGCTCACGGCTTGTTCCCGGGGCTACCCAAAAGATGTAGTCATGGCTTTGTATCAAGCGCATCTCTCCAGCTTTCCATTGGAAAGCCTCTTCTGTATAGGCTCGGGCGATATCCCATTGTATTTGGTTTGCGGTGTCAAGAGAGGGAAGCGCGGTCACGGCCAGCACATCACCGTCTTTGGCTTTTACCCAGAGGATCGTTGCTGGAGCTGTGGTGGTTTGACTTGAGGAGGCTCCCGCAGCTGTCTCTATGGATAAACGGGCCTCATCTATGATGTTGATGTTTTGAGCCACATAGAGTGTCAGTACCAGCAAAAGCGAGGCTAAGGCGCCGCAGACAGTGAAGGTTGTGAGATGGGCTTTGGGGGTACGGGCACTCACGGCATATCCCTCTTGCTCAGGCGGTAGCCGTAGCCCCATACCGTTTGGTTTATAACATTGGCATGGGCCTTTAGTAGCTTCTCTCTAAGATGACGATTGGCTTCGTCGGCTGCACGCGATTGGGTCGCATCTGAAAAGCCCCATAGCTCTTTGAGGAGCTCTTGACGCGTGATAGCTCGGTTCTTGTGCTTGAGATAGTACGCAAGCAAGCGAAATTCTGTCGGTGTCAGATGAAGCGGGGTTTGTTCCACAAGAACCCCTCGTGTTTGTTCATCGAGAGCGATGTTGCCAAAGTACAGCCGCCGCGCCGGCATATGCATAGGCTCCCGGCGTAGCATGGCTCGGATTTTTGCCATGAGAAGCTGAGGCTTGAAAGGCTTAGTTATATAGTCGTCGGCGCCTCTGTCGAGATCCTGGCAAAACTGGGCATCGCTGTCGCAGGCGGTGAGAAGGATGATGGGAATGGAGGAGATCTCCCTCAGACGATCGAGAACAGAGATCCCGTCGATTCCAGGCATCATTATGTCAAGGACTACAAGATCACAAGGCTTTTCCTGAAAGGTATGCAAGAGGGATTCTCCGCAAGAGAATCCCTGGCCGTCATAACCTTCCTGCGCGAGAAAAGAACTTAGTGTTTTGCGCACGGCCTGCTCGTCGTCAGCGTAATAGATGAGACTCACTATGAGACCTGACTGTCGTTAACGAGGCAAACCTTGGTAGCGCTGTGAAGAGCTTCCTCGTGCTTGAAAGTGGGGTCTCCAAAATCAAAAGGCCCCGTCCAATGTACAAGTACCTCTGCTCCAGGCTCTATGTCATATACATTGATCCCCTGTCCGTCCTCGGTGGTGGCAGGAGTGTCTCCTGAGATCTCAAAGATGGAAAAATCATGGTCGCTGGCAGGGCCGCTTTGATAGACATAGACGTTGGGGTTCGAAGAGATGCGATCGTCATTGATAAGCGCCGTGCTTTTTACCACGAGGCGTTGCGGAGTCCGAGCTAAGACTGTTCCACGAAGGACACATTCGGCGTTCTCGTCGTAATCCGTGCGGGCATCTCCACTTGGTCGCACGGTTTGAGCATGGTTTGCATCAGGGGTGACATTGGCTTTAGGCGAGAGAGGCGCTGAGCAGCCACAAAGCGCGGTGAATGCAAAAAGCACCATGAAGGCCTTTAGGATGTTCGTCGATGTGGCCATATAAGCTCACCTCTTTCATGGGGAGGATGGCCCTGCAGAACAGGGACATCCTATAGGTATAAGTGACTGTTAGGTATTAGGGATAGATATAGTTAAACGCCGTTTTGGTCCCGAATCCATTTTTGTGATAGGTGGCGACTACTTGGGCCCGGGCCCCATGTTCTTGGATATATACATTTATATTTACATTAGAGATTCCGGCGCCAATGATTGCATAGGATTTGCTAAGAATGCCCGAGATTCGGCCAGATACAACAGAATAGGTGACCGTGACATTAACGTCCCCAAGGTTCACGGTGTCAGTAAGATGCATTGCAGGACGTCTGGTGATGGATTCTGCAGTAGAGACCGATGTGGCAATTGGCTGTGCGATAGCCATGCAAGGGCTAAGTGCCATAAGGAAGGAAGCGGCAACCAACGGGATAAGATGCTTGTTTCGCATGGGATTTTCCTTTGATCGCTGGTTGGCAGGATAAAGGCTGTATCACGAAGTAATCCGGATCCTCGTTAATTAGAGTACATAAATTTGTTTTCAGACATGAGAATAAAAACCCTTGAAATTGCAATGGTTTCTCATTGGTAGCCATAGATGTATGGCTTCTTGCGCGTAAAGGATCTTGGATCTGTGAAAAATAATCCGCAGGGCAGTGAGGTACAGTCACATAAGTGCCGCTGCGTTTGGAAGGAATAGCTCTGTGTCGTCCAAAAACCCCTCGTTGTTCCGATCGTTTCTGTCCTACTACCATCCCTGGCGAGGGCTCTTTTGGGCCGACACGGTCTGCGCCATCCTCCAAGCAGCGGTAGACCTGGCCTTTCCCA harbors:
- a CDS encoding DUF4013 domain-containing protein: MADMTFVNGHYLSRAWRMMTQDKGWLAPMCILALSLYVPIFGALGVTGYALCWARLTAWGVDAAPKQRGVRVGECIGAGWRAFVISLGWGLLAGIVASALAWMMDFAGTGGSIVLGILLVGLDIFAGLLVLVANLRGCIYQKIGAGFGFSQVWTMFAHDLGGLFRILGIAVLGGLVTAIPLAIAIFSMIPSVMSLLWGAYYSYATNSAALIATSVAGLIQSAMLPMLLASYVANVISVVAMLLVYTAGALWIRQFNVPVWGSPSDPVPLSSGSDPVPTGFYNPYPQPQPASQPQPSPAAQAASQSQAPVSAVAPGQPAAPAEPQPSLAEKPAPQPPVAEEQAAIGPSSSQAQEATPIQLVLDDQPQTDVEADVQEPTVDSHDGREEEVGEFEDAPESPIPGMERPIADDDEGEIVTPLIVHKEDEEEGGEPEE
- the rpsF gene encoding 30S ribosomal protein S6; the protein is MKAYEILFIVDPTINEETRAGALKRIDSAITENGGTIDNVDNWGKRKLAYEIDKLTEGDYTLINFHADPTQIAELDRVCRITDAIKRHMIVRRPDHE
- a CDS encoding single-stranded DNA-binding protein — protein: MSINRVTITGNLTRDPELRALPSGSSVLSFGVAVNDRWRNPQTQQWEDRPNYIDCVMFGNRAQSLANILHRGMKVAIEGKLRWSQWQDRESGKNRSKIEVVVDEVEFMSSRDQQGQQGQPGGYPQQGGYAQQAPQMGAPQNQSFTASTPAPAPVQAPPAGDVYDKDIPF
- the rpsR gene encoding 30S ribosomal protein S18 gives rise to the protein MATEYQRQPRRKYCQFCKEDVEFIDYKDTQLLRKYMTDRGKIKPRRVTGACTQHQHDIANAIKRARVMALLPYTVPVVSNRGGRRRD
- a CDS encoding DUF2232 domain-containing protein; translated protein: MAFRDDKNSDTQEETGLVRYGEEPPTQPKPSQSRPFASALIWCGFGAVALTSIAAIGVAMVAYGISRGISAKLSRSYLGALVAASMAGLILGWLWVQGNLGVVLQGGVDLCIALVVGALAAKKRANLTVDYAAAALATLAAIGLNWLVMSLVGEDFFAAVRSIIDTQVQAISEASGLEMAAQIRSVTWVIYLLWPFAYFVAAGLSVLAAHFAGWVARETPGTPPTWRAQAADAPTWAMVVLIGSIALMAFNFLFGPLSQAAATVGASALMAVRFVFLLEGYGVLMWWLQKYQAGCLIRFLVILLALQLEASFFVVSILGVVDFFANFRHLDRGEPKASAA
- the rplI gene encoding 50S ribosomal protein L9; translation: MKVILLGELRGKGGEGDIIDVAQGYAENYLFPNGIAQPATPGNIKQLEQRRNNIAQREAKRITDAEALREQIDGKVVVVDVKVGDEGQLFGSVTNAMVGAALKEQYGIEIDRKRIEIKKPIKTAGLHEVIVSIYRNIFATLGVQVGQPEDLPAGDEEVAESEELAVEGEASEAPEAEAPAEA
- the dnaB gene encoding replicative DNA helicase, producing MPSALTPAGFSGRDAAPTMPQDIEAEQSVLSAMLLSPDVLQECLVELRDEDFFMPRHQTIFSTLRDMFDASLPVDPVTLADRLKSSKQLEAIGGPRYITEITSNTFALSSWRHYMEMLKRDSTLRQLITATAEISSLAFDAPEDTKEVIDSAERMILSVTDRDVRSNYITMQTAMQDLYLQLQEQAAAGEDALGVKTGFQQLDHKLLGLREGQMVVVGARPGVGKTSFALNLAVQAAENGATVAFFSLEMSSTEIAQRLLAARSAVGLQKIRSANISGEEWPALLQASEEISKLDILIDDTPGTTVTEVRAKARRMLHNKEKAVVILDYLQLVSPPPSKRSDSRATEVSEMSRGIKIMAKDLGVPVIALSQLSRQSENRTGKRPQLSDLRESGAIEQDADIVILLDRSTTPEEAERKDRPDEGITEFIVAKNRSGPVGTIEMVFLKDQTKFMELDRTHADMAPPA